One segment of Solanum lycopersicum chromosome 1, SLM_r2.1 DNA contains the following:
- the LOC101253321 gene encoding 4-hydroxy-tetrahydrodipicolinate reductase 1, chloroplastic-like yields the protein MWAIIKVPLYINGGGMRYSSSSKNGCNSFVRGRKYSVKMCSAPAQNVEVLVKSKIEPLPIMVNGCTGKMGRAVLEASIAAGLQPVPICFGGPQDEGKTVEAGGKEIIVHGPSDRENLLSSVFEEHPNLIVVDYTLPAAVNDNAELYCKVGVPFVMGTTGGDREKLYKTVVDSKVYAVISPQMGKQVVAFLAAMEIMAEQFPGAFSGYSLQVMESHQASKLDTSGTAKAVISCFENLGVSFDLDKVQLIRDPVQQVEMVGVPEEYLLGHAFHMYHLTSPDGTVSFEFQHNVCGRSIYAEGTVDAILFLAKKVKLKEEKRIYDMIDVLREGNMR from the exons ATGTGGGCTATCATCAAAGTTCCACTTTACATTAATGGAGGAGGAATGCGTTACAGTTCAAGCAGCAAAAATGGCTGCAATAGTTTTGTTCGAGGTCGAAAATATTCGGTGAAGATGTGTTCTGCTCCAGCACAAAATGTTGAGGTTTTAGTTAAATCAAAAATCGAGCCACTCCCTATAATG GTGAATGGTTGTACTGGCAAAATGGGGAGGGCAGTTCTTGAAGCATCCATCGCTGCGGGACTTCAACCTGTGCCTATATGTTTTGGTGGTCCACAAGATGAAGGAAAAACTGTGGAGGCGGGTGGAAAAGAGATAATTGTGCATGGTCCTTCGGATAGAGAAAACCTCTTGTCCTCTGTCTTTGAGGAACACCCTAATCTAATTGTAGTGGACTACACATTGCCTGCTGCAGTGAATG ATAATGCTGAATTATACTGTAAAGTTGGAGTGCCTTTTGTAATGGGAACAACTGGTGGAGATAGGGAGAAGCTGTACAAAACAGTGGTAGACTCAAAAGTTTATGCTGTGATCTCCCCACAAATGGGAAAGCAG GTGGTAGCTTTTCTCGCAGCCATGGAAATCATGGCAGAACAATTCCCTGGAGCTTTCTCTGGGTACAGTTTACAG GTGATGGAGTCTCATCAAGCAAGTAAACTGGACACTTCTGGAACTGCGAAGGCTGTTATCTCTTGCTTTGAGAACCTAGGTGTTTCTTTTGATTTGGATAAG GTACAACTAATACGAGACCCCGTGCAACAAGTTGAGATGGTTGGTGTACCAGAAGAGTACTTGTTAGGCCATGCTTTCCATATGTACCATTTGACCTCACCAGACGGAAC TGTTTCTTTTGAATTTCAGCACAATGTTTGTGGTAGATCAATCTATGCAGAGGGAACAGTTGATGCTATACTTTTCCTTGCTAAGAAG GTGAAATTGAAAGAAGAGAAGCGGATATATGACATGATCGACGTGCTGCGAGAGGGCAACATGCGATAG
- the LOC101260486 gene encoding receptor-like protein 9DC3, protein MERILLSLVILQFVYAGEVVCFSFGDPLCSSHDSLSLLQFKHSLSLTDYHDCGSPYSKTTSWNSTSMDCCKWDGVTCNLLTGHVIGLDLSCSRLGGTLHPNSSLFQLRHLQTLDLSLNGFSGSQFPQGIGQLVSLAHLNLSYCWFKGRIPLEMSHLTNLVSVDLSNNINVQFSQEGFNKLFHNLTKLELLSLSEVNISSSIPMNVSFSSSLRYLNLATTNLQGDLPKNIFLLPKLETLRLSRNHLTVSLPEYSNKTHSLTELDLSYNNVSGRIPNSLGTHKSLKLLLLPGCNLIGPFPEFIRNFSQITQLDLSYNNLQGRIPDIFSNLQMLTHLLLHNNNFTGPFPSSHVNLTNLQVLTLTNNSLSGPLPEFKANSLERLDLSHNQFSGPIPQSLTHLLNLADVFFGHNKLSGEIGAETFSSMKNLQYLDLSHSGLSWSSNIIINNTAFPLLYSLGLSSCRVKDFPNFLLNSKEIRILDLSENEIHGQLPKWFGGFSALYVLNISHNYLTSLDHIPWEKMMILDLQSNSLTGPLPSPICTATSLYIMNLSCNNLSAEIPNCLLTLSWLMVLDLGANNFHGPIPNKFPKNSTLVHVDLSKNQLEGPLPTSLVNCTSLRILDLENNKIRETFPTWLEALQELEVLMLKTNRFYGPMVGFKKKSPFPCMRIFDLSDNSITGSLPTEVLKGFKAMMNMDAHKSGLEYLGETFSILGNIYEVLYSGWYAESILLVMKNQEIESKKILRMFTTIDLSRNKLEGEIPKFIGNLNSLLLLNLSHNSLTGHIPVEMRNMSTLEALDLSFNQLTGKIPEELASLTFLAVLNLSHNHLVGRIPQSNQFNTFQNDSYFGNSDLCGLPLSNECGKHKSASAPVEDEPSILSEMTWQSVLMGYGCGLTFGLGIVYLIYRFERPRWFINSLEIIINEMIYIVQRACKRRRRN, encoded by the coding sequence ATGGAGAGAATACTGTTGTCTCTTGTAATTTTACAATTTGTGTATGCAGGTGAAGTGGTTTGTTTTTCATTTGGTGATCCACTTTGCTCTTCTCATGATTCCCTTTCACTTTTACAGTTTAAGCATTCACTTAGCCTGACAGACTACCATGATTGTGGTAGCCCCTATTCTAAGACGACGTCTTGGAATAGTACTAGTATGGATTGTTGTAAGTGGGATGGAGTTACCTGTAATCTCTTAACTGGACATGTCATTGGTTTGGACCTCAGTTGTAGCAGACTTGGAGGAACTCTACATCCAAATAGTAGCCTTTTCCAGCTTCGTCATCTTCAAACACTCGATCTTTCCCTTAATGGCTTTTCGGGTTCTCAATTTCCACAAGGGATTGGTCAGTTAGTCAGCTTAGCTCATCTCAACCTTTCTTATTGTTGGTTCAAAGGAAGGATTCCGTTAGAAATGTCACACTTGACCAATTTGGTTTCCGTTGATCTCTCTAATAATATCAATGTCCAGTTCAGTCAGGAAGGGTTCAATAAGCTCTTTCACAACTTAACCAAGTTAGAACTACTTTCTCTTTCTGAGGTGAACATTTCATCCAGCATACCAATGAATGTATCATTCTCTTCTTCTTTGAGGTATTTAAATCTTGCTACCACTAACTTGCAAGGAGACTTGccaaaaaacattttcctcctGCCCAAATTGGAAACGCTCAGACTCTCACGAAATCATCTCACTGTTTCTTTACCCGAGTACTCTAACAAGACTCATTCACTAACGGAGCTGGACCTCTCTTATAATAATGTTTCTGGACGGATACCCAATTCACTCGGAACTCACAAATCCTTAAAGCTTCTGCTACTTCCTGGGTGCAACCTCATTGGTCCTTTTCCAGAATTCATCAGGAATTTTTCACAAATCACCCAACTGGATCTTTCATACAACAATTTGCAAGGCAGAATTCCTGATATTTTTTCAAACTTGCAAATGCTTACACACTTACTACTACACAACAACAACTTCACTGGCCCCTTCCCATCTTCTCATGTGAACTTGACAAACCTTCAAGTGTTGACTTTGACAAACAATTCACTCAGTGGTCCACTTCCAGAGTTTAAGGCCAACTCTCTAGAAAGACTTGATTTGTCTCATAATCAATTCTCTGGTCCCATACCTCAATCGCTTACACATCTTCTCAACCTAGCTGATGTCTTTTTTGGACACAATAAGTTGAGCGGTGAGATTGGAGCAGAAACGTTTTCAAGCATGAAAAACCTTCAATATCTTGATCTTTCTCATAGTGGTTTATCATGGAGTAgcaatattattattaacaacACCGCTTTTCCCCTTCTTTATTCTTTAGGTTTGAGCTCTTGCCGTGTGAAAGATTTCCCGAATTTCTTACTGAACTCTAAGGAGATACGGATTTTGGATCTCTCGGAAAATGAAATTCACGGGCAGTTACCTAAATGGTTTGGGGGTTTCAGCGCATTATATGTCCTTAATATCTCTCACAACTACCTTACAAGCTTAGACCATATACCTTGGGAGAAAATGATGATACTTGATCTTCAATCAAATTCACTCACAGGACCTTTGCCATCTCCCATTTGCACAGCAACTTCActttatattatgaatttgtCTTGCAATAATTTGAGTGCTGAAATTCCCAATTGCTTGCTTACTCTTTCCTGGCTCATGGTCTTAGACTTAGGAGCTAATAACTTCCATGGACCCATCCCAAATAAATTCCCAAAGAATAGTACACTAGTGCATGTTGATTTGAGCAAAAATCAATTGGAAGGTCCCCTACCAACATCACTAGTCAACTGTACATCCTTAAGAATCCTTGATTTGGAAAACAATAAGATACGCGAAACATTTCCCACCTGGCTGGAGGCGTTGCAAGAGTTGGAGGTTCTCATGCTGAAAACTAATAGATTTTATGGACCAATGGTTGGTTTTAAAAAGAAATCGCCCTTTCCATGTATGAGGATCTTTGACCTCTCCGACAATTCAATTACCGGCTCTTTACCTACGGAGGTTCTTAAAGGTTTCAAAGCCATGATGAACATGGACGCACACAAATCAGGATTGGAGTATCTTGGGGAAACTTTTTCTATCCTGGGTAATATATACGAGGTTTTGTATAGCGGATGGTATGCGGAATCTATCCTATTAGTGATGAAAAATCAAGAGATTGAATCCAAGAAGATCTTGAGGATGTTCACAACAATCGATTTGTCAAGGAACAAGTTGGAAGGAGAAATCCCTAAATTCATTGGGAATTTGAATTCACTTCTGCTGCTGAATTTATCTCACAACAGCCTCACAGGACACATTCCTGTTGAAATGAGGAACATGAGCACTCTTGAAGCTTTAGACCTTTCATTTAACCAGCTTACCGGCAAAATTCCAGAGGAATTGGCAAGTCTTACATTTCTCGCGGTCCTAAATCTGTCACACAACCATCTTGTTGGACGTATTCCTCAGAGTAATCAGttcaatacatttcaaaatgATTCCTATTTTGGGAACTCCGATTTGTGTGGATTACCACTGTCAAATGAATGTGGGAAGCATAAGAGTGCATCAGCACCAGTTGAAGATGAACCAAGTATTCTTAGCGAAATGACTTGGCAGTCTGTCCTAATGGGGTATGGCTGTGGATTGACATTTGGACTAGGCATAGTGTATCTCATATATCGCTTTGAAAGGCCAAGATGGTTCATAAACTCTCTTGAGATTATCATTAATGAAATGATATACATAGTACAGAGAGCATGTAAAAGGCGCAGGAGGAATTAG